The DNA region CGGCAAGGACGAGGGCGGCAGCGGTGCTCCGCGCAAACGTCGCCGCAGTGGCGGTTCCAAGCGCAAACGCGCCGGCGCCCCGAGCGCTTCGACCGGCGAGTAACGCATGGAACGCATCTACATCGGCATGGGCAGCAACCTCGCTGACCCTGCCGAACAATTGCGCAGCGCCGTCGAGGCGCTGGGGCAATTGCCGCAGACGACCCTCGCCGGTGTTTCCGCCTTCTATCAAAGCGATTCGTTGTTGCCCGGCCAACCGCGTTACACCAACGCGGTTGCCGCGCTCGACAGCGCGCTCGCCCCTCTGCAACTGCTCGATGCGTTGCAGGCGATCGAGAATGATCAGGGCCGCGAACGTCTTGAGCGCTGGGGTCCGCGCACACTGGATCTGGACATTCTGCTGTTCGGCGATCGACTGATCGACGAGCCACGCCTGAAAGTCCCGCATTACCAGATTCAGGAACGCGCCTTCGTGCTCTATCCCCTCGCCGAACTGGCTCCGCCGGAGCTGCGCCTGCCCGACGGCCGCAGCCTTCCCGACCTGCTGGCCGCCTGCCCGTTCGTCGGCCTCGAACGCCTCCCGACAGATTGATTGCAATCCCCTGTGGGAGCGAGCCTGCTCGCGAAAGCGGTGTGTCATTCAACACCATGTTGACTGATCCGCCGCCTTCGCGAGCAGGCTCGCTCCCACATTGGTTTATTCCTCACCCAGGATTTTTGTCGGACAAAAAGCCCTCGAATCAGGCCCGTCGTGCCGCTGAATCGCATCAGTAACGCCGGTAACACTCCCCTCGTAACATTGCGGTAACACACGCAATTGACTTCCTGTTGGCTCATCACGACTATAGGCGTCCCGCTGCCGCCAACCCGGCACATACGGGCGCAATCCAGGCCTTATAAGCACGACAAAAGAGCGTGCGCCTGAGTAGATGAAGAATCACGCGCGTTACTCGCAGTAGTTTCCAGAGCGCCTGAACGAGGATTTTTTACATGCCAGCCATCACCCTGACCACGCTCCAGAGCCTCAAGCAGAAAGGTGAAAAGATCACCATGCTGACTTGCTATGACGCGACCTTCGCCCAAGCCTGCAACGAAGCTGGTGTCGAAGTGCTGCTGGTGGGCGACTCCCTCGGCATGGTCCTGCAAGGTCATGACAGCACTTTGCCGGTGACCACCGCAGAAATGGCCTACCACACCGCCAGCGTCAAACGCGGCAACACCGACGCGCTGATCCTCGCCGACCTGCCCTTCATGGCCAACGCCACCCTCGAACAAACCATGAGCAACAGCGCCATGCTGATGCAGGCCGGCGCGCACATGATCAAGGTCGAAGGTCAGTTGTGGCTGGCCGAGTCGATCCGTCTGCTCGCCGAACGCGGTGTGCCGGTCTGCGCGCACATGGGCCTGACCCCGCAAGCGGTGAACATTCTCGGCGGCTATAAAGTGCAGGGCCGCAACGAGAACCAGGCGCGGCAGATGCGTGCCGATGCGATCTCGCTGGAACAGGCCGGCGCGGCGATGCTGCTGCTCGAATGCGTACCGAGCGAACTGGCCGCAGAAATCAGTCAGGCAGTGAAGATCCCGGTCATCGGCATCGGCGCCGGTAACGCCACCGACGGTCAGGTGCTGGTACTGCACGACATGCTCGGCCTGTCGATCACTGGCCGCGTACCAAAATTCGTCAAGAACTTCATGCACGGCCAGGACAGCATCCAGTCCGCACTGAAGGCTTACGTCAGCGAAGTCAAAGCCACCACGTTCCCTGGTATCGAACACGGATTCTCTGCATGAACACCGTAAAAACCGTACGCGAACTGCGCGCCGCCGTCGCCCGCGCGCGCAAAGAAGGCAAGCGCATCGGCTTCGTGCCGACCATGGGCAACCTGCACAGCGGCCATGTTGCGCTGGTGACCAAAGCCACCCAACGCGTGGACTTCGTCGTCGCGAGTATTTTCGTCAACCCGCTGCAATTCGGCGCCGGCGAAGACCTCGACAAGTACCCTCGTACCCTCGCAGCCGATCAGGAAAAACTTCTTGAAGCCGGTTGCTCCCTGCTGTTCGCGCCGACGGTCGAGGAAATGTACCCCGACGGCATGGCCGGGCAGACCCGGGTCAGCGTGCCGCAACTGTCCGAAGGCCTCTGCGGCGCCAGTCGTCCGGGGCACTTCGAAGGTGTCGCGACGGTGGTCAGCAAGCTGTTCAACATGGTCCAGCCGGATCTGGCGATTTTCGGCCAGAAGGATTATCAGCAACTGGCGGTCATCCGCGCGTTGGTGCATGACCTGAACATGCCGATCCAGATCATTGGCGAGCCGACCGTACGCGCTGCCGACGGCCTGGCGCTGTCGTCGCGCAACGGCTTCCTCAATGAGGAGCAACGCGCGGTGGCTCCGGTGGTCTATCGCTCGCTGAGCAACATTGCCGAGTCGATCAAGCAAGGCGAACGCGACTTCCCGGCGCTGATCAACGCTCAGTTGCAACAACTCGAAGCCGCTGGCCTGCGTCCGGATTACCTGGAAATCCGTCACGCCCTGACCTTGCGTCCGGCGACGGCTGAAGACCGTGACCTGGTGATTCTGGTGGCCGCGTTCCTCGGCACTACACGGTTGATCGACAACCTGCACCTGAATCTCGATACCTCGGTTTAACGGCAAGATCAAAAGATCGCAGCCTGCGGCAGCTCCTACCTATTCGCTCTGTAGGAGCTGCCGCAGGCTGCGATCTTTTGCGTTGTATTGCCGGCCCCAAAGCCTTCGGGCACACTGCCCGCCGTTCGATTCCAACCCGGGAAACCCCTCATGCACGCGATCATGCTCAAGGCCAAACTGCACCGCGCCGAAGTCACTCATGCGGTGCTCGACTACGAAGGTTCGTGCGCCATCGATGGCGAATGGCTGGACTTGTCTGGCATCCGTGAATACGAGCAGATCCAGATTTACAACGTCGACAACGGCGAGCGTTTCACCACCTACGCAATCCGTGGCGAAGAAGGCTCGCGGATGATCTCGGTCAACGGCGCCGCCGCGCACAAGGCCAAGGTCGGCGACCGGGTGATCATCTGCGCCTACGCCCACTACAGCGAAGCGGAGCTGGTCAATTTCAAGCCGCGCATGCTCTACATGGCCCCGGGCAATGAGCTGAGCCATACCAGCAATGCCATCCCGGTTCAGCTCGCCTGATCGCGTTATCGCCCCGCTCACCCTCCGTTGGTCGGCCAGTTCCCGCTCTCGATGTTAAAAAAGTACAGGGATCTGGTCAGACAAAGTCAAGACAGAACGCAGCGCGAGGTTTACTGTATTCGCCCTGTGTCCAGAAATCGTGTCGACACAGTTGGCCCCACGCCCAAACATGGCGTGTCGTGGCTGTTCAGTGTTCAAAAGGCCGTTCAAGTAAAAAGGAAAACCGCAGCGATGGCGTACTACCGCACTCCTCACGA from Pseudomonas helmanticensis includes:
- the folK gene encoding 2-amino-4-hydroxy-6-hydroxymethyldihydropteridine diphosphokinase — translated: MERIYIGMGSNLADPAEQLRSAVEALGQLPQTTLAGVSAFYQSDSLLPGQPRYTNAVAALDSALAPLQLLDALQAIENDQGRERLERWGPRTLDLDILLFGDRLIDEPRLKVPHYQIQERAFVLYPLAELAPPELRLPDGRSLPDLLAACPFVGLERLPTD
- the panB gene encoding 3-methyl-2-oxobutanoate hydroxymethyltransferase, which encodes MPAITLTTLQSLKQKGEKITMLTCYDATFAQACNEAGVEVLLVGDSLGMVLQGHDSTLPVTTAEMAYHTASVKRGNTDALILADLPFMANATLEQTMSNSAMLMQAGAHMIKVEGQLWLAESIRLLAERGVPVCAHMGLTPQAVNILGGYKVQGRNENQARQMRADAISLEQAGAAMLLLECVPSELAAEISQAVKIPVIGIGAGNATDGQVLVLHDMLGLSITGRVPKFVKNFMHGQDSIQSALKAYVSEVKATTFPGIEHGFSA
- the panC gene encoding pantoate--beta-alanine ligase, with the protein product MNTVKTVRELRAAVARARKEGKRIGFVPTMGNLHSGHVALVTKATQRVDFVVASIFVNPLQFGAGEDLDKYPRTLAADQEKLLEAGCSLLFAPTVEEMYPDGMAGQTRVSVPQLSEGLCGASRPGHFEGVATVVSKLFNMVQPDLAIFGQKDYQQLAVIRALVHDLNMPIQIIGEPTVRAADGLALSSRNGFLNEEQRAVAPVVYRSLSNIAESIKQGERDFPALINAQLQQLEAAGLRPDYLEIRHALTLRPATAEDRDLVILVAAFLGTTRLIDNLHLNLDTSV
- the panD gene encoding aspartate 1-decarboxylase, with translation MHAIMLKAKLHRAEVTHAVLDYEGSCAIDGEWLDLSGIREYEQIQIYNVDNGERFTTYAIRGEEGSRMISVNGAAAHKAKVGDRVIICAYAHYSEAELVNFKPRMLYMAPGNELSHTSNAIPVQLA